A stretch of DNA from Gottschalkia acidurici 9a:
ATAAAATTTTGTTCTCACAAGATATGAATTGGGCTAAGAATCCTTCAAAATATGAGATTCGAATACTAGATATCGACAGTAGTAATACTGACACAGGTAAGTATAATATAGAAAAAATAAATATCAATATTCCGTCTAAATAATTTATTAATTATAATGTGTCTTAAAACTAAAATTTACAACTATAAATTTCGGTGATCCCTTAGTTAATATAATAATAAAAAACTCTTTTCTAGTTCGAATTGTTATTCTAATTCTTTCTAAGAAAAGAGTTTTTTACTTAAATAGGTGTATTTTTTAATATCAAGATTAATACTATTTATTACCTTGCATTTGGTTTAAGAACTCCATAGCCATTTGAATATTTTTTATAAGTTCAGTCTTTACAAGTTCTAAATTACTTTCCTCAGTACCTTCTTTAACTGTAACTCTACAGATGTTTTTCCCAACCTCAAGTTGAACAAAGTCATCTTTTAATATACCTTTAATAGATTCTTTAAGCATGCTTCTGGTTTGTTTATCTTTTAAATAAGGCTCTAGATGACTTTGAAGTGACACTAAAATTCTCTTTTCATCATCTAACTCGATATATTTTACAAATTGATTTAAAATATCCATGAGAAAACTCCTTTCTATTTTACTTGATAGACATATACAGTTATAATAATATATATAAGATTAGAAAACAATATATAAGTAAAACATAATTTATATATAAGATTTCAAACTATATGAGAAAAGATAGAAAAGTAAGGATGATAAGATGAACGACTTTTTACCTATAAATAAAGAAGATATGAAAAAAAGGGGATGGGATCAGTTAGATTTTGTATTAATTACAGGAGACGCATATGTGGATCATCCCTCCTTCGGTACTGCAATAATAAGTAGATTGTTGGAACTACATGGCTATAAAGTAGGTATAATAGCACAACCCTCTTGGAAAGATACTAATGACTTTAAAAGGTTAGGAAGACCTAAATTAGGGTTTCTAATAAATGGTGGAAACATAGATCCTATGGTAAACCATTATTCAGTAGCTAAAAAGAGAAGAAAAGACGATGCATATTCACCAGGTGGTAAAGGTGGGCTCAGACCAGATAGAGCCACTATAGTTTATTGCCAAAAAGTAAGAGAGGCTTACAAAAAAGTTCCTATAATAATAGGTGGTATAGAAGCAAGCTTAAGAAGACTTGGTCATTACGATTATTGGGATAATAAAATAAGGAGATCTATAATATTAGATTCGACAGCAGATTTGCTTATATATGGTATGGGTGAAAAGCCTATAGTAGAAATAGCAGAAGCATTAGCAAGTGGAATTCCAGTTGAAGAAATAACTTTTATAAACGGAACTGTTTACAAAACAAATGACAAAGATAGAGCATATAACCCTATATTTCTACCTACATTCGATGAAATAGTAGAATCTAAGATAAAATATGCTGAAAGTTTTAAAATTCAATATGAGAATTTAGATTCAATACAAGGTAGACCACTAATAGAATCCTACAGTAATACTTATGTAGTACAAAATAAATCACAGGATCCTATGGAACAGTCAGAATTGGATAGAGTTTACTCTTTGCCATACATGAGAGACTACCATCCTATATATGAAAAAGATGGAGGAATACCTGCTATTAAAGAAGTTAAGTTTAGCTTGATAAGTAATAGAGGATGTTTTGGAAACTGTAGTTTTTGTGCTTTAGCATTCCATCAAGGACGAGTATTACAATCTAGAAGTCATGAATCTATATATAGGGAAGCTGAACAAATAGTTTGGGAGCCAGATTTTAAAGGATATATTCATGATGTAGGTGGACCAACTGCAAACTTTAGAAATAGAGCGTGTGATAAGCAAATAGAACATGGAGTATGTAAAAGTAAACAATGTCTTTTCCCAGAACCATGTAAAAATTTAAAAATAGATCACAAAGACTATTTAAGTCTATTAAGAAAGCTAAGAGATATTCCAAATGTGAAAAAGGTATTTGTTCGTTCAGGAATTAGATATGACTATCTAATACATGATAAAGATGATAGTTTTTTTAAAGAATTGTGTGAACACCATATAAGTGGACAGCTAAAAGTTGCACCAGAGCATATATCTTCAAAAGTACTAGAAAAGATGGGAAAGCCTAATAGAGAAGTATATGATAAGTTCGTAAATAAATATAAAAAAATAAATAAAGAATTAGGAATGAACCAATTTCTAGTTCCGTATCTAATGTCTAGTCATCCAGGATCTACACTAAATGAAGCTGTGGAGCTAGCTGAATACTTAAGAGATCTTGGATATATGCCAGAGCAAGTGCAAGACTTCTATCCAACACCGTCTACGCTTTCTACGTGTATGTATTATACAGGTTTAGACCCTATGACTATGAAAAAAGTTTATGTTCCAAAATCTCCACATGAAAAGGCAATGCAAAGGGCGTTAATACAATATCGAAATCCTAAAAATTATGATTTAGTTTTAGAAGCATTAAGAAAAGCAGGAAGATTAGATTTAGTAGGCTTTGGTTCAAAATGCTTAATAAGACCAAGAAATAACAACAAACCTAATGATACCGACAGTAGAAATGGTACAAAGAACAAAAACACTAAGAAAAATAGTGTTAGGGATAATAGAAGTAAAAAAACTAGTAGAACTAAAGATAGTAAAAATAGAAGGAAAAGGTAATTGTTCTACACTTTTTAACTTTGCGAAAAATGGGGATTTTTCAGATATTTGCTCAAAAATCTTTTGAATATACTAAGTAAATATGTTAGAATAAACAATGGTAAAAAAAGAAAACTGAAAATAGAAAGTAGGCGTAATTTTGAATAAAATTAAAGATATTAGAAATATAGCCATAATAGCACACGTTGATCACGGTAAAACTACACTAGTAGATGCATTATTGAGACAAAGTGGTACTTTTAGAAGTAACCAAGTAGTAGAAGAAAGAGTAATGGACTCTAATGATATAGAGAAAGAAAGAGGAATAACAATACTTGCAAAAAATACAGCTATTTATTATGGAGATACTAAAATAAACATAATAGATACACCAGGACATGCCGACTTTGGTGGAGAAGTAGAGCGTGTATTAAAAATGGTAAGTGGAGTTGTACTAGTAGTAGATTCGTTTGAAGGACCAATGCCTCAAACTAAATTTGTACTAAAAAAAGCATTAGAGTTAGACTTACCAGTAATAGTATGTATAAACAAAATAGATAGACCAGAAGCAAGACCTGATGGAGTAATAGACGAAGTGTTAGACTTATTTATAGAACTAGGAGCTAATGAAGAGCAACTAGACTGTCCGTTTATATTTGCATCAGCTAGAGAAGGAACATCTTCATTAGATATGGAGAAACAAGAAGAAGATATGAAGCCACTATTTGAAACGATAGTAGATTTTGTGCCAGCACCAGCAGGAAGTGAAGAAGACCCACTTCAACTTCTTATTTCTACGATAGACTACAATGAATTTGTAGGAAGAATAGGGATCGGAAAAGTAGAAAGAGGAACTATAAAATTAAATCAAGAAGCAGTTATAGTAAACAAAGAAAAAGAAGGCGAAAGCAAAAAAGTAAGAATAACTAAGATATATGAGTTCGAAGGATTAAATAGAGTTGAAGTAAAAGAAGCAACAGTAGGCGATATAATAGCTGTATCAGGAGTAGAGGGAATTCATATAGGAGACACTATATGTGATGTTAGTAATCCTGAAGCATTACCATTTGTTAAAATATCAGAACCAACTCTTTCTATGACATTCTCAGTTAACGACAGTCCACTTGCAGGTCAAGAAGGTAAATTCGTAACATCTAGACAAGTAAGAGATAGACTATATAAAGAACTTCAAACAGACGTTGGATTAAGAGTGGAAGATACAGAGAAAACAGATGCATTTAAAGTATCAGGTAGAGGAGAGCTACATCTTTCTGTTTTAATAGAAAATATGAGAAGAGAAGGATACGAGTTCCAAGTATCTAAGCCAGAAGTACTATACAAAGATATAGACGGAAAAAAATGTGAACCTATTGAGAAAGCAATTATAGATGTTCCAGAGGAATATGTAGGAGCTGTTATAGAAAAATTAGGACAAAGAAAAGGTGAACTAGAAACTATGACTCCATCTAATGGAGGATATACTCGTCTAGAGTTTAAGATGCCGGCTAGAGGTCTTATAGGATATCGTTCAGAATTCATGACTGATACTAGAGGAAATGGTATAATAAACACTATATTTGAGGGGTATGAGCCATACAAAGGTGAAATAGTTATGAGACCACAAGGGTCATTAATTTCATTTGAAACTGGAGAAGCTGTAGCTTATGGTCTTTATGGAGCGCAAGATAGGGGAACTCTTTTCATAACGCCAGGAACTAAAGTTTATGCAGGTATGATAGTTGGACAAAATGCAAAATCAGAAGATATGGAAGTCAATGTTTGTAAGAAAAAACAACTTACAAACGTTAGAGCATCTGGTTCAGACGATGCATTAAAACTTACAACTCCAAAAGTATTGAGCTTAGAAGAAGCACTAGAATTTATAACTGATGATGAATTAGTAGAAGTAACACCACTTAGCTTAAGAATTAGAAAAAGTATACTAGATAAAAGCTTAAGAGCTAAAGCTAGAAAAAAATAATGAAAAACGCAGATATTATTCTGCGTTTTTTATTTTATTCTGATCTTTATTGTTTAAAGCATTATTTATATCAGACAAATTCCAAAGTATTAAAGTTGAGAAGCCTACTATAACTCCAATCAGTATACAAATTGACATTACTATAGCTGCTGTTTCATTTCCTCCATCAAAATTTGCAGATATAGACAAAGATATAAAGAATCCTATAAAACTTAGAATTAAAAAAGCTATTAATTGCATATGTTTCTCCTCCTATAAAAGTTAAAACTATAATTTAACATAAATGGTATTATAGATATCATTCATTTTCAAGTATAAAATGATTTAGAATTGTTTTAGAATAATACCTTATGGACATAATAAGTCTGAGGTGATGTTTATGAATAAGAAAAATAAAATCATTAATCTTTTTATGATAGCAATAACTATTACTCTACTTATATCTATATCGGGATGTCAACAAAAACAGAAAAAGATAAATCAAGTAAAAAAAGAGAATAAAGTACCACAGAAATTAGGGAGTATATTAGGTGATATAGAGAAAGTGGAGAAAGGAATAAAAGGAATACAAAAAGAAAGTGAAAAAATCTCCGGAAATAGAAATTGAAATGGAAAAACAAAAAATAATAAAAAAGTTAGAAGAAGAGCAGAAATTA
This window harbors:
- a CDS encoding YgiQ family radical SAM protein — translated: MNDFLPINKEDMKKRGWDQLDFVLITGDAYVDHPSFGTAIISRLLELHGYKVGIIAQPSWKDTNDFKRLGRPKLGFLINGGNIDPMVNHYSVAKKRRKDDAYSPGGKGGLRPDRATIVYCQKVREAYKKVPIIIGGIEASLRRLGHYDYWDNKIRRSIILDSTADLLIYGMGEKPIVEIAEALASGIPVEEITFINGTVYKTNDKDRAYNPIFLPTFDEIVESKIKYAESFKIQYENLDSIQGRPLIESYSNTYVVQNKSQDPMEQSELDRVYSLPYMRDYHPIYEKDGGIPAIKEVKFSLISNRGCFGNCSFCALAFHQGRVLQSRSHESIYREAEQIVWEPDFKGYIHDVGGPTANFRNRACDKQIEHGVCKSKQCLFPEPCKNLKIDHKDYLSLLRKLRDIPNVKKVFVRSGIRYDYLIHDKDDSFFKELCEHHISGQLKVAPEHISSKVLEKMGKPNREVYDKFVNKYKKINKELGMNQFLVPYLMSSHPGSTLNEAVELAEYLRDLGYMPEQVQDFYPTPSTLSTCMYYTGLDPMTMKKVYVPKSPHEKAMQRALIQYRNPKNYDLVLEALRKAGRLDLVGFGSKCLIRPRNNNKPNDTDSRNGTKNKNTKKNSVRDNRSKKTSRTKDSKNRRKR
- the typA gene encoding translational GTPase TypA — encoded protein: MNKIKDIRNIAIIAHVDHGKTTLVDALLRQSGTFRSNQVVEERVMDSNDIEKERGITILAKNTAIYYGDTKINIIDTPGHADFGGEVERVLKMVSGVVLVVDSFEGPMPQTKFVLKKALELDLPVIVCINKIDRPEARPDGVIDEVLDLFIELGANEEQLDCPFIFASAREGTSSLDMEKQEEDMKPLFETIVDFVPAPAGSEEDPLQLLISTIDYNEFVGRIGIGKVERGTIKLNQEAVIVNKEKEGESKKVRITKIYEFEGLNRVEVKEATVGDIIAVSGVEGIHIGDTICDVSNPEALPFVKISEPTLSMTFSVNDSPLAGQEGKFVTSRQVRDRLYKELQTDVGLRVEDTEKTDAFKVSGRGELHLSVLIENMRREGYEFQVSKPEVLYKDIDGKKCEPIEKAIIDVPEEYVGAVIEKLGQRKGELETMTPSNGGYTRLEFKMPARGLIGYRSEFMTDTRGNGIINTIFEGYEPYKGEIVMRPQGSLISFETGEAVAYGLYGAQDRGTLFITPGTKVYAGMIVGQNAKSEDMEVNVCKKKQLTNVRASGSDDALKLTTPKVLSLEEALEFITDDELVEVTPLSLRIRKSILDKSLRAKARKK